Proteins from a genomic interval of Yarrowia lipolytica chromosome 1E, complete sequence:
- a CDS encoding uncharacterized protein (Compare to YALI0E01034g, similar to Saccharomyces cerevisiae MNN11 (YJL183W); ancestral locus Anc_1.156, some similarities with uniprot|Q09174 Schizosaccharomyces pombe SPCC736.04C Alpha-1 2- galactosyltransferase possible transmembrane segment), which produces MAVGALLYRWGWDLQSRSRNQNPHKRFLATSGSHSFRPKHSSRHRTFLVCTARILCCNHPSKSVGNRFCTRCTSDNLYIFSTAFADVSPYDLHTVTPSTHAMPRVSSTIGLAVLIALVMLVGVSLRPQSLSPFDKYAYNSSPSPSAGRAQAVSKAQVFHTSASPPKVVVAQTGLPGPVAQASGLAKAGQAAGKQVGPPPSPEQKPYDYEGPIVIMPDNLEKDIEEYKARKKKEEEKRQKKEKEQKEAAEKKKQEDEKKKKEDAEKKKKEEEKRKEEEKKRKEEEKKKKEEEEAKSREEEQKLRIQELAGDDSSFNSLKAKVEKFEKELEPLKKDLEAAKKHKEETKKKDEEMRKEKEKEAAKKLSNGLQGDFHKLERAEIKAIVENPLNYTEAEKTDGGHVAPYGGKVVILSASNNKTKSEQYMLERALLNRQEYCNMHGYTCRFINLDQVDDGKHHIVWAKIKAIEMVFETDPEVEWVWWMDTDMIILNPYIELGEHILSDRALVERLTYGRPIRSADASFKGEIYHSKGQIEAKDIHLLLTQDFFGINAGSFFLRKSQFSKFLLDLWYDQHFIDKNYVFREQQALNHLLRSHKTVLQHTGLYPQRLFNSYLGNEKDVWKFKEDDLAVHFAGCGSSRTCEDKFSRYMKIRKRVPKEFQVEFPKD; this is translated from the coding sequence ATGGCTGTGGGGGCTCTCTTATATAGATGGGGGTGGGACTTGCAAAGCCGAAGCCGGAATCAAAACCCACACAAACGTTTTCTCGCTACTTCAGGCTCTCACAGCTTCAGGCCCAAGCACAGCTCACGTCACCGCACATTCTTGGTCTGCACAGCTCGCATATTGTGCTGCAATCATCCGTCTAAAAGCGTTGGAAACCGCTTTTGTACACGGTGCACCTCCGACAATTTATATATCTTTTCCACTGCATTTGCTGACGTTTCGCCTTACGACTTACATACCGTCACACCCTCCACTCACGCCATGCCTCGAGTTTCATCGACGATCGGTCTGGCAGTTCTGATTGCACTGGTGATGCTAGTAGGAGTGTCCCTGCGACCACAGTCTCTGTCCCCCTTTGACAAATATGCATACAACAGCTCACCTTCGCCATCAGCAGGGCGCGCCCAGGCTGTTTCCAAGGCCCAGGTCTTTCACACATCTGCATCTCCACCAAAAGTCGTGGTGGCTCAAACAGGACTCCCTGGACCTGTTGCTCAGGCCAGTGGCCTCGCAAAGGCTGGCCAGGCTGCGGGAAAGCAAGTTGGACCTCCTCCTAGTCCCGAGCAGAAGCCGTACGACTATGAGGGACCCATTGTGATCATGCCCGACAACCTGGAGAAGGATATCGAGGAGTACAAGgctcgaaagaagaaggaggaggaaaagcgacagaagaaggagaaggagcagaaggaggcagctgagaagaagaaacaggaagacgagaagaagaagaaggaggatgccgagaagaagaaaaaggaagaggagaaacgaaaggaggaagagaagaaacggaaggaggaagaaaagaaaaaaaaggaggaagaggaggctAAGAGCCGAGAGGAGGAACAAAAGCTGCGAATCCAGGAACTGGCTGGTGATGATAGTTCGTTTAATTCGCTAAAggccaaggtggagaagtttgaAAAGGAATTGGAGcctctcaagaaggatctggaagctgccaagaagcaTAAGGaagagaccaagaagaaggatgaggagatgcgaaaggaaaaggagaaagaggctgccaagaagcttAGCAACGGCCTTCAGGGAGACTTCCACAAACTTGAGAGAGCCGAAATTAAGGCTATTGTCGAAAACCCGCTCAATTACACCGAAGCTGAGAAAACTGATGGAGGCCACGTGGCTCCCTACGGTGGCAAGGTCGTGATTCTGTCTGCTtccaacaacaagacaAAGTCTGAACAGTACATGCTTGAACGGGCTCTTCTCAACCGACAGGAGTACTGTAACATGCATGGATACACGTGTCGGTTCATCAACCTGGACCAGGTCGATGATGGCAAGCATCATATTGTTTGggccaagatcaaggctATTGAGATGGTTTTCGAGACTGATCCTGAAGTTGAATGGGTCTGGTGGATGGACACCGATATGATTATTCTCAACCCTTATattgagcttggagagcATATTCTGAGTGACAGGGCACTGGTTGAGCGACTTACTTACGGACGACCCATCCGATCGGCAGACGCCTCGTTCAAGGGTGAGATTTACCATTCCAAGGGCCAGATTGAAGCCAAGGATATCCATCTACTTCTGACGCAGGACTTTTTCGGCATCAATGCTGGTTCCTTCTTCCTCAGAAAGTCTCAGTTTTCTAAATTCCTGCTCGATCTATGGTACGACCAACACTTTATTGACAAGAATTACGTCTTCCGAGAACAGCAGGCTCTCAACCATCTTTTGCGGTCACATAAGACCGTTCTTCAGCATACCGGCCTGTATCCTCAGCGTCTGTTCAACTCTTATTTGGGTAACGAGAAGGATGTGTGGAAGTTCAAGGAAGACGATTTGGCTGTTCATTTTGCCGGCTGTGGCTCTTCCAGGACTTGTGAGGACAAGTTCTCCCGATACATGAAGATCCGAAAGCGTGTGCCCAAGGAGTTCCAGGTTGAGTTCCCCAAGGACTAG
- a CDS encoding uncharacterized protein (Compare to YALI0E00924g, similar to Saccharomyces cerevisiae PBP2 (YBR233W); ancestral locus Anc_6.139, weakly similar to uniprot|P38151 Saccharomyces cerevisiae YBR233w PBP2 PAB1 binding protein) has protein sequence MVKRSHNQLNEDEAHMRFIVASEQAEKLLIKKQQSLRELSKSLCIKIKFSPFINTHTDRVMSITGTPENIGSTIGSLVRTWTGNNDDSSAQFTIQMIIPEPMVAKIVGFKGYGLRKLHRKSGAAIEAIKDGLPDSTDRLFTATGVADSLHRAVYFTSLIFQEYTGLLKRFEQESSPYEPRDNINPLRRRITGTYIPPDSPAHFVSRKKKTAETKHKHTMEVIAGSSPNQPMVVSGSREAVSSACTKVEDLPQESIETLPCSPPPETEYKLASKRFESPPPSPLLLDTPVKSQKEECILVCPPSPPLSIDDNVVTKRLMVTCPMVGTMLSLSEELLNLMRQNSGAAIRVKEIVSHEQIQLIITGTKSQVSRVMEDLTLTTRNSYLFTKAIEQSECEYLEEQDA, from the coding sequence ATGGTCAAGAGATCTCACAACCAGCTCAATGAAGATGAAGCTCACATGAGGTTCATTGTAGCCTCTGAGCAGGCGGAGAAGCTCTTGATCAAGAAACAACAGTCTCTTCGAGAGCTCTCAAAGTCTCTCTGCATCAAAATCAAGTTTTCTCCTTTCATCAACACACATACCGACCGTGTCATGTCCATCACAGGCACCCCAGAGAACATTGGAAGCACCATAGGTTCACTTGTGAGGACTTGGACAGGCAACAATGACGACTCTTCAGCACAATTTACTATTCAAATGATTATCCCGGAGCCCATGGTCGCCAAAATAGTGGGTTTCAAGGGTTATGGACTGCGAAAATTGCATCGCAAGAGCGGAGCAGCTATAGAGGCCATCAAAGACGGACTCCCTGACTCAACAGACCGATTATTTACTGCGACAGGTGTCGCTGATTCTCTTCATCGAGCCGTCTACTTCACATCTCTCATCTTCCAAGAGTACACTGGTCTTTTGAAACGTTTTGAACAAGAGTCCAGTCCTTACGAACCGCGCGACAACATTAATCCTCTCCGAAGACGCATCACAGGCACTTACATACCCCCTGATTCCCCTGCACATTTTGTTAGTCGTAAAAAGAAAACGGCTGAAACTAAACACAAGCACACTATGGAGGTCATTGCCGGTTCTAGCCCCAATCAGCCTATGGTTGTTAGTGGGTCGCGTGAAGCTGTGTCTTCTGCATGCACTAAAGTGGAAGATTTACCCCAAGAGTCGATTGAAACTCTTCCTTGCTCCCCTCCTCCTGAAACCGAGTACAAACTCGCATCAAAGAGATTCGAATCGCCTCCTCCGTCCCCTCTACTGCTAGACACACCTGTTAAGTCTCAGAAGGAAGAATGCATTCTTGTCTGTCCACCCAGCCCTCCTCTTTCTATCGACGACAATGTCGTGACTAAGAGACTCATGGTTACTTGCCCTATGGTTGGTACAATGTTGTCTCTTTCCGAGGAGCTACTAAATCTCATGCGTCAAAACTCTGGAGCTGCTATCAGAGTCAAAGAGATTGTGAGCCATGAACAGATACAACTAATCATCACAGGTACCAAATCCCAGGTTTCGCGAGTCATGGAAGATCTCACACTTACCACACGAAACTCCTACCTCTTCACAAAGGCAATTGAGCAATCTGAGTGCGAGTATCTTGAAGAGCAAGATGCATGA
- a CDS encoding uncharacterized protein (Compare to YALI0E00990g, no similarity), producing the protein MGYTTPDSHIIGDHSFLDGGATPKFDGPMVRVSEKHQQAQDFVQTLKTHAGRATNFNLHPSQPARPLLIHLALILAISLAVYLCFRVLNRTLRMLVRKIAPQSPITSAVPSPLKLDEKINLSPNSQASSGSPPMHTPTTPFEISELETGNWSSPSAPVSTSISTNAHNSREVDYHTDLPGRTASPAFVGHCSEREVPLDGFRVTTRC; encoded by the coding sequence ATGGGCTACACGACTCCCGACTCGCATATTATTGGAGACCACAGCTTTCTGGACGGTGGAGCCACCCCCAAGTTCGACGGACCCATGGTCCGAGTGTCGGAAAAACACCAGCAGGCCCAGGACTTTGTGCAGACACTTAAAACCCACGCCGGCCGAGCCACCAACTTCAACCTGCATCCCTCGCAGCCCGCCCGACCTCTGCTGATCCACCTGGCTCTGATTCTCGCCATCTCGCTCGCCGTCTACCTGTGTTTCCGAGTTCTCAACCGAACTCTGCGCATGCTGGTTCGAAAGATTGCGCCCCAGAGCCCTATCACCTCGGCCGTGCCCTCTCCACTCAAACTCGACGAAAAGATCAACCTCAGTCCAAACTCCCAGGCCTCCAGCGGAAGCCCCCCCATGCATACTCCCACCACTCCGTTTGAGATTTCCGAGCTCGAGACAGGCAACTGGTCGTCTCCCTCCGCTCCTGTGAgcacctccatctccaccaacgccCACAACTCCCGAGAAGTCGACTACCACACCGACCTGCCTGGCCGAACGGCCTCTCCCGCCTTTGTGGGACACTGCAGCGAGCGAGAGGTGCCTCTTGACGGCTTCCGAGTGACTACTCGATGCTAA
- a CDS encoding uncharacterized protein (Compare to YALI0E00968g, similar to Saccharomyces cerevisiae YGL114W; ancestral locus Anc_6.137, similar to uniprot|P53134 Saccharomyces cerevisiae YGL114w possible transmembrane segments), whose amino-acid sequence MHELVILSTRSEDDSRPTESSNMQYSLLQNDTIVHLRRQVTLRATIAGLAIGSMILFSNFQFGLQTGWVSMMSLPSALISYAVFRAFPGLTKEFPFTREENVYAQSVAVAVGTGPLAFGLVGIVPAIEKLLTPEENSGEPIFMHIGQLILWSLSLSLFGVFFAVLLRRQVIVREQLKFPSGSATATMISVLHEREKVKAIVEADIEEEEEEENQDNRENDNQDQEQEQEQEQEQEQSQDPDQNRHVDQEEDAVSPSSYPSYARQVKILKISFAISATCTLIQHFLPILRNLPVFGNWLAKNYLWTFNPSPGYIGQGFIMGLHTTSSMLLGCILGWGILAPYSQYKGWAPGPIDDWKTGGQGWILWISLALMVGDSVVSLLVLTYKQVWHYFHAFQDTESAYTSTEADDVEHEHPEYDLSSRFAGIGILLSSVLCLVGIKIVFPQIHLIQIIVSVFIALLLSVLGVRALGETDLNPVSGIGKISQIFLSLIPNSTILSNLVAGAIAEAGAQQAGDLMQDLKTGHLIGAYPKSQFIAQITGSLFSVFLSGLVYRLYMSVYEIPGSLFRIPTAIIWVDCARLVMGGGLPEKVGTFTAVFGVIGSALAILRDHVSLLPSGVAIGVGLYNVPSFTLARFLGGVIAYFYQRRHPEAHIDIIVCSSGLILGEGIMSIVTMLLTALTEEHNHG is encoded by the coding sequence ATGCACGAATTGGTCATCCTCTCTACACGTTCCGAGGACGACTCACGACCCACCGAGTCCTCCAACATGCAATATTCGCTATTGCAAAATGACACGATAGTGCACCTGAGGCGGCAGGTGACGCTCAGGGCCACTATCGCCGGTCTGGCCATCGGATCAATGATTCTTTTCAGCAATTTTCAGTTTGGACTTCAGACAGGCTGGGTCTCCATGATGAGCTTACCTTCAGCTCTGATTTCATACGCCGTGTTCCGAGCGTTTCCGGGACTCACCAAGGAGTTCCCCTTCACTCGTGAGGAGAATGTTTACGCCCAGAGCGTGGCTGTGGCAGTGGGCACAGGACCTCTTGCCTTTGGACTGGTGGGCATTGTTCCTGCTATTGAGAAGCTTCTGACGCCCGAGGAAAACAGTGGCGAGCCAATTTTCATGCACATTGGCCAGCTCATTCTGTGGTCACTATCGCTATCGCTCTTTGGAGTATTTTTTGCCGTTCTGTTACGTCGACAAGTCATTGTTAGAGAGCAGCTCAAGTTCCCATCGGGGTCCGCTACCGCCACTATGATTAGTGTTTTGCATGAGCGAGAGAAAGTCAAAGCCATTGTGGAGGCTgacattgaggaggaggaggaggaggagaaccaAGATAATAGAGAGAATGACAATCAAGAtcaggaacaggaacaggaacaggaacaggaacaggaacagAGTCAAGATCCAGACCAGAACAGACATGTGGACCAAGAGGAAGACGCCGTCAGTCCAAGCTCTTATCCCAGCTACGCACGCCAGGTGAAGATTCTCAAAATCTCGTTTGCAATCAGTGCCACATGTACTCTAATCCAGCATTTTCTACCGATTCTTAGGAATCTGCCCGTGTTTGGAAATTGGCTGGCTAAAAACTACCTCTGGACATTCAACCCAAGCCCCGGATACATTGGCCAGGGCTTCATTATGGGTCTGCATACCACTTCGAGTATGCTGCTGGGCTGTATTTTAGGATGGGGTATTCTAGCTCCTTACTCACAATACAAGGGATGGGCCCCGGGACCAATTGACGACTGGAAAACCGGAGGTCAGGGCTGGATTCTTTGGATTTCGCTGGCGCTGATGGTCGGTGACAGTGTAGTATCTCTGTTGGTGTTAACATACAAACAGGTGTGGCACTACTTTCATGCCTTCCAAGATACAGAGTCGGCTTATACTTCCACCGAGGCCGATGATGTTGAACATGAGCATCCCGAATACGACCTGAGCTCGAGGTTTGCAGGAATCGGCATCCTTTTATCTTCTGTGCTTTGTCTAGTTGGTATCAAGATTGTTTTTCCCCAGATCCATCTCATTCAAATCATTGTGTCTGTCTTCAttgctctgctgctctctgTGCTCGGTGTTCGTGCTCTAGGAGAAACCGATCTCAACCCCGTTTCAGGAATCGGAAAAATCTCCCAGATCTTCCTCTCGCTCATTCCTAATTCGACTATTCTGTCCAATCTTGTAGCAGGAGCTATTGCTGAGGCTGGAGCTCAGCAGGCAGGAGACCTCATGCAGGACCTCAAAACGGGCCATCTGATTGGAGCGTACCCCAAGTCTCAATTCATTGCTCAGATCACAGGATCGCTGTTCTCGGTGTTCTTGTCAGGTCTCGTCTACAGACTCTACATGTCGGTCTACGAGATTCCCGGCTCACTGTTCAGAATCCCTACAGCCATCATTTGGGTCGACTGTGCCCGATTGGTTATGGGAGGAGGCTTGCCAGAAAAGGTGGGCACCTTCACTGCCGTCTTTGGAGTGATTGGTTCTGCTCTAGCCATTCTACGAGACCACGTTTCTCTGCTTCCATCGGGTGTAGCTATCGGTGTGGGTCTATATAACGTCCCCTCATTCACTCTGGCCCGATTTTTGGGTGGAGTCATCGCCTACTTTTACCAGAGACGACACCCCGAAGCTCATATTGACATTATTGTCTGTTCTTCTGGCCTCATTTTGGGTGAAGGTATCATGAGTATCGTCACGATGTTACTGACCGCTCTCACCGAGGAACACAATCACGGTTGA
- a CDS encoding uncharacterized protein (Compare to YALI0E00902g, weakly similar to uniprot|P39985 Saccharomyces cerevisiae YEL055c POL5 DNA polymerase V, similar to Saccharomyces cerevisiae POL5 (YEL055C); ancestral locus Anc_6.7), giving the protein MASERPDQEYIDTFWKLSSNDPEERVEGCKELISTTDSDVKWNYGIKRLIKGLASPKPSARLGFSTALTEFVSLPYGLTVDGYFDLLNEHLPLASGMKTKEIRNTLLGRLFGIQAISGSQLLRIDDSEGFQRFIDYAVEISVKKAWLRELAFFAIVQFIKRELGSKKKLADKSYIIEKLKDTKLDKTPEAVAVYLTIGGEEWDPLAKNNAVELGKILKDVSSPQDDDNSKQKGNWSPKPNFVWPMILQILSEDEVEEVKESKKSKKDDKKKDKKKDKKKEEIKDDSERITLPVFWNIVVDQSLFSQSASPERKYWGFEILQLALGIVSKDKVGILLSPNLLRTLINQLGSSDRLLNKAAKHVVTKLCELAPTPVGPEIIKALLLNPGGSLNFDRLTKTKTIHNMLANIDTSAVPTIIELLKQVFIAPEEKAGKALDGKRQWALDQMLGLVRRFQVEALANADVDWIDEIIKFMIRWGFFKDNSGKKRKHDESDFVPLSHRTVKDCLGRFNSVLSSVLNTARPDSNTWAYSAWNYLSGMMSEYELIYDIGQSTKGEKSGDEDEDEDDDEDDEDDEDAMEVDAGEEVTEIKDKSVKTLDKIRHLRLSPHGDNALLKSFEVLFSLVLLQLYQQDEESIGVLSDLLECYGKIREEDDEVLTDIIVSFISRRSALLKKMVDVVWEGLVLENKVNMQLVFDVLKTEENVKGQEKLFGEEGEEDEDEEDEDEIERANAAMGNDDSDDDEEDADGEDNDSDDSDDSDSDSDSDSDSDSESNSLSHNDISEADRKLTLALSEALGTKEEEDASDNDTDSSMDDDQMLALDSQLATIFKERAQVEGDKENGKKVLTKNQQKKKDAAEAKESIVQFKHKALDLIAVYLKSYVNREWGLEIFECGFILLDLVGATKDRALSDKTQTVLKQRLYKLRYQNFVAEDAESELEELLAKCHDQALAASNPGHANVLAGMSMLVSKALEDRGQIEQVVRQYGDTMLEWINKPKSKLGPNMFFDLANWAGDLRKRAKEVKKAQVELTETINEEMAEKEEENNE; this is encoded by the coding sequence ATGGCATCAGAACGACCTGACCAGGAGTACATTGACACTTTCTGGAAATTGTCTTCCAACGACCCGGAGGAGCGAGTGGAGGGCTGCAAGGAGCTTATTTCGACCACGGATAGTGATGTCAAGTGGAACTATGGTATCAAGAGACTGATCAAGGGTCTGGCATCGCCCAAGCCCAGTGCCCGACTTGGATTCTCTACTGCCCTCACAgagtttgtgtctctccCCTACGGTCTGACTGTGGACGGCTACTTTGATTTGCTCAATGAGCACCTTCCTTTGGCCTCTGGTATGAAGACCAAAGAGATCAGAAACACTCTTCTTGGGCGGCTTTTTGGCATTCAGGCTATTTCCGGCTCCCAGTTGCTTCGAATTGACGACTCCGAGGGATTCCAGCGGTTCATCGACTACGCCGTTGAGATTAGTGTCAAGAAGGCCTGGCTTCGAGAGCTCGCCTTCTTTGCCATTGTGCAGTTCATCAAGCGAGAGCTGGGCTCCAAAAAGAAACTCGCCGACAAGAGCTACATCATTGAGAAGTTGAAGGACACCAAACTGGACAAGACCCctgaggctgttgctgtttaCCTCACTATTGGTGGTGAAGAATGGGACCCTCTGGCAAAAAACAATGCTGTTGAGCTCGGAAAGATCCTCAAGGATGTTTCTTCCCCCCAGGATGATGATAACTCCAAGCAGAAGGGAAACTGGTCGCCCAAGCCCAACTTTGTGTGGCCCATGATCCTGCAGATTCTATctgaggacgaggtggaggaagtCAAGGAAAGCAAAAAGagcaagaaggacgacaagaagaaggacaagaagaaggataagaagaaggaggagatcaaggaTGATTCTGAGCGAATCACTCTGCCTGTATTCTGGAACATTGTGGTTGACCAGTCTCTGTTTTCCCAGTCTGCATCTCCTGAGCGAAAGTACTGGGGCTTCGAAATTCTTCAGCTCGCCCTTGGTATTGTGAGCAAGGACAAGGTCGGCATTCTTCTGTCTCCCAACCTTCTGCGAACATTGATCAACCAGCTCGGTTCTTCTGATAGACTGCTGAACAAGGCTGCAAAGCACGTGGTGACTAAGTTGTGTGAGCTTGCACCCACTCCTGTTGGCCCTGAGATCATTAAGGCTCTTTTGCTCAACCCCGGTGGATCTCTCAACTTTGACCGActcaccaagaccaagaccattCACAACATGCTCGCTAACATTGACACTTCTGCTGTCCCCACCATTAtcgagcttctcaaacaAGTGTTCATTGCTcctgaggagaaggctggaAAAGCACTTGATGGCAAGCGACAGTGGGCTTTGGACCAGATGCTTGGCCTGGTTCGACGATTCCAGGTCGAAGCTCTTGCCAACGCTGACGTCGACTGGATTGACGAGATCATCAAGTTCATGATCCGATGGGGTTTCTTCAAAGACAACAGTggcaagaagcgaaagcaTGATGAGTCTGACTTTGTGCCCCTCTCTCACAGGACAGTCAAAGATTGTCTTGGCCGGTTCAATTCAGTGCTCTCCTCTGTTCTTAATACTGCTCGACCCGACAGCAACACATGGGCCTACTCCGCCTGGAACTACCTTAGTGGTATGATGTCTGAGTATGAGCTGATCTACGATATTGGACAGTCCACAAAGGGCGAGAAaagtggtgatgaggatgaggacgaagatgatgatgaggatgatgaggatgatgaggatgCTATGGAGGTTGATGCTGGCGAGGAAGTTACTGagatcaaggacaagaGTGTCAAGACTCTCGACAAGATCAGACACCTTCGACTGTCTCCTCACGGTGACAACGCTCTTCTCAAGTCGTTTGAGGTTCTATTCTCGCTTGTTCTCCTGCAACTCTACCAACAGGATGAGGAGTCTATTGGTGTCCTCAGTGATCTGCTGGAGTGCTACGGTAAGATtcgagaggaggacgacgaggttCTTACAGATATCATTGTTTCTTTCATTTCGCGACGATCTGCTCTTCTGAAAAAGATGGTTGACGTCGTTTGGGAGGGTTTGGTTCTCGAGAACAAGGTCAACATGCAGCTTGTGTTTGACGTTCTTAAAACCGAGGAGAACGTCAAGGGTCAGGAAAAGCTTTTTGGTGAGGAGGGcgaggaagatgaggatgaggaggacgaggacgaaaTTGAGCGAGCTAACGCTGCCATGGGCAATGATGACAgtgatgacgacgaagaggatGCCGACGGTGAGGACAACGATTCTGACGATTCTGATGAttcggactcggactcggactcggactctgattctgattctgaATCCAACTCTCTTTCGCATAACGACATCTCTGAGGCCGATCGAAAGCTTACTCTTGCTCTCTCTGAGGCTCTTGGAaccaaggaagaggaagatgCCTCTGATAACGACACAGACTCCTCTATGGATGACGACCAAATGCTTGCTCTTGACAGCCAGCTTGCTACCATCTTCAAGGAGCGAGCCCAGGTTGAgggagacaaggagaaTGGCAAGAAAGTTCTTACAAAgaaccagcagaagaagaaggacgctgccgaggccaaggagtctATTGTTCAGTTTAAGCacaaggctctggatctcatTGCCGTCTACCTCAAGTCCTACGTTAACCGAGAGTGGGGTCTTGAGATTTTTGAGTGTGGTTTTATTCTGCTCGATCTGGTTGGAGCTACTAAGGACCGAGCTCTTTCCGACAAGACCCAGACCGTTCTCAAGCAGCGCCTCTACAAGCTGCGGTACCAAAACTTTGTGGCCGAGGATGCCGAGAGCGAGCTAGAGGAGCTTCTCGCCAAATGTCACGATCAAGCCTTGGCTGCATCAAACCCAGGACACGCTAATGTGCTTGCAGGCATGTCCATGCTGGTGTCCAAAGCTCTTGAGGACCGTGGTCAGATCGAGCAGGTGGTGCGACAGTATGGTGACACCATGCTCGAATGGAtcaacaagcccaagaGCAAGCTCGGACCCAACATGTTCTTTGATCTTGCCAACTGGGCCGGAGACCTACGAAAGCgggccaaggaggtcaagaaggctcAAGTTGAGCTTACCGAGACCATCAACGAGGAGatggccgagaaggaggaggaaaacaATGAGTAA
- a CDS encoding uncharacterized protein (Compare to YALI0E01012g, no similarity possibly noncoding), with protein sequence MDDSLGIVKSHSAVQPHLPDIPFWPLFDTKEMTASRSRFHIGRQRSEMRRYTWICVLKVSSTKHLRLWAAMISLVNRSKTSVPSEDREPSQYEHQTAGAWAGFCCLCIVTKKCFHVTWGCVEYLRQLQPYNAVWRSLNDTTEPSYETLKTANNTDNAVTLRFELGSQKVSPDARLGNHVRDGYNPRLC encoded by the coding sequence ATGGACGATAGTTTAGGAATAGTCAAAAGTCACTCAGCCGTTCAGCCGCACCTGCCAGACATCCCGTTTTGGCCACTTTTCGACACTAAAGAGATGACCGCTTCTCGAAGTAGGTTCCATATAGGGCGTCAGCGTTCAGAGATGAGGAGATACACTTGGATTTGCGTGCTTAAAGTCTCGTCTACCAAACACCTCCGACTTTGGGCCGCCATGATATCTTTGGTTAATAGGAGCAAAACGTCTGTGCCTTCGGAAGACCGGGAGCCAAGCCAATATGAGCACCAGACTGCAGGTGCATGGGCGGGTTTCTGCTGTCTCTGTATCGTCACAAAGAAGTGCTTCCACGTGACGTGGGGATGTGTAGAATATCTCAGACAACTCCAACCATACAATGCCGTATGGCGTTCACTTAATGATACGACAGAGCCTTCATATGAGACTTTAAAAACAGCAAACAACACCGACAATGCAGTAACTTTGAGGTTTGAGCTTGGGTCGCAAAAGGTGTCGCCAGACGCGCGCCTAGGAAACCATGTTAGGGACGGCTACAACCCCAGGTTGTGTTGA
- a CDS encoding uncharacterized protein (Compare to YALI0E00946g, similar to Saccharomyces cerevisiae SWC5 (YBR231C); ancestral locus Anc_6.138, no similarity) — translation MTNEDLLSDSENDEDFAYKSDKEEDFSDSDDESRKLQRRIDAENKQAMAKEEVKVDKDAMRKIYEEMKSGSGAANEIKPVTVKKPDVTTTQTTQQETASTTPTASTTSTTTSTTSAPAPASIPSSAATNKVKKPKRPKKGSLLDAMNKPKKKLNTLEQSKADWGAFVDKEGIGHDLSQHNKDGYLEKRDFLDTH, via the coding sequence ATGACCAACGAGGATCTTCTTTCGGACTCGGAAAACGATGAGGACTTTGCCTACAAGTcggacaaggaggaggacttcTCAGACTCCGACGATGAATCCCGAAAACTGCAGCGACGGATTGATGCGGAAAACAAGCAGGCCATGGCGAAAGAAGAGGTCAAGGTCGACAAGGACGCCATGAGAAAGATCtacgaggagatgaagagcGGATCTGGCGCTGCCAACGAGATAAAGCCGGTTACGGTAAAAAAACCTGACGTCACAACTACGCAGACTACACAACAGGAGACTgcttccaccacccccacagcatccaccacatccaccaccacatccaccacaTCTGCACCGGCACCAGCATCTATCCCGTCTTCAGCAGCCACAaacaaggtcaagaaaCCAAAGCGACCGAAGAAGGGCTCGTTGCTGGACGCCATGAACAAGCCCAAAAAGAAGCTCAACACCCTGGAGCAGTCAAAGGCTGACTGGGGCGCGTTTGTGGACAAGGAAGGCATTGGACATGATTTGAGCCAGCACAACAAGGATGGATATCTAGAAAAGCGCGACTTTCTGGATACTCACTGA